CCATTCCCGCCGGATGTAGGTCAGCAGGTCGGCAATCGGGCCATCCCCAAGGGCCCCGGCAAAGCCAGGCATGGCCAGATTCCAGACCGTTCCATTGACGGTCAGGGCATCGCGAACTCCATGAAGCGCGATCCGGATGAGCCGCTGCTCGCTGCCCGTTGTCCACTCCGAACCTGCCAGGGGCGGCGCCAGGCCCTCCTGCCCGCGGCCATGCGGCTGATGGCAGGCGCCGCAGATGAATGGATACAGTTCGCGACCCCGCTCGAAGCTCTCCAGCGCGGGCCCGGACAGCGGCGGCACCACGACCGGGGGCACGTACCCCGGCTTGCCCGGCCAGACCAACAGGACTTCGAGCCGTGCGACATTGCCGACAACATCCGGATGGGTGATGGCGCGCAGCCGCGCCAGTCCCGGCGGCTCCGACTCGAAGACCACCGGGGTCACAGGCGCCGATGACTGGCCGGGCCGCGGCGGGGCTGGCAGCGTGGCGACCATGCCGTCGAGCAGGCTCCGTTGCTGCCAGCCGCCCCCCGGGCTTCCCGCGATCACCCACAGCAACCGGGCAATACGCGCTGGCTTCGCCTCGACGGTCACGCAGCGCGACAAGCCCGCCAACAGCGCGACATGACCGTCCTGGACCGCACTGCATTTCGGATCTGCCACAAGGGCCTCCAGGAACTCAAGCTCGCGTCCCCCGACGCCACTGAGGACCGCGTAAACGTGCAGGGTGTCCGGCGCGGTGTTGAGCAGCAATGCCCTCAGGATCGCGTCGGCCGTCGGCGTGCCTGCCTTGCCCAGAGTGAGCATCAGCTGCAGTTGCTCCCCTGCCGGGACGAGTCCGGCGCGGCGGAAGATCATCTTCAGGGCGGTGTCGCGCTCCGGCCCGTCCAGCAGGCGCTCCGTCAACCTCAGGGCCGCTGATCGTACCGCTCCGTCCCCGTCGCCCAGCGCCGACTCGATCGTCGGAAGGTCCAGCATCCCCAGCCCTTCCAAAGTCCAAAGTGCCGCAAGGCGACCGGGAGCGGATGTGGCATCCGTGCGGATCAATTGACGGAGCATCGGAGCGGCCGTCGGGTCCGCCCGCTCCACCAACCGCTGCTGCGCGGCGTCGCGCCAGTACCCGTTGGGGCCGGCAACCCGGGCCACGAGGTCCGCGGTTGCCGGGTTCGTCCCCAGGCTGAGCATCCGGCCGGCCGGCCGGTTCGTGTTCACCACGCGCCAGATCCGCCCGTGGTCCACCGGGGTGATCAGGTCCCGCGACTCCAGCTGGCGGCGCAGGTAGCTCGTGAGGTAAATCCGGTGCTGGATCAGGCCGCGATGCAGGTCGAGGATGTAGAGCGCACCGTCCGGCCCGTTATGGAGGTTGACCGGACGGAACCGCTCATCGTCCGAGGTGAGGAATTCTGCCTGGACATAAGCGTTGGTGGCGGTGAGCAGGCCCTGATGGTTGAAGATCCGGTTCCGCCGGACGAAGTTCCCGGTGGGTTCACACAGGAAGACATCGCCGATGTACTCCGGGCCAAACTGGTCCCCCCGATACACGACGGGGCCGCAGGCCCCGGTGAACGTCGCCAGGTGTCCCGCCGGAGTGAGCTGGCCGGGCTGGTATCCGCGGTTGACGCCCGGGTTGACGCGGGACGTCCACACCCGCTGGTCCTTCGACAACTGCACATTGGCGCCAAAGGGCGACTGCAGATTGCCATTGCGGGCCAAGTAGGTGTCCGGGATCAACTCGGCCCGCAACTGATCGGAGTTGGAGTTGAAGTACAGGCGTCCCCGGTCGTCTTGCGACAGACCCCACTGACCACGGAACTGCGTCGGTCCGAAGCTCCAACGGGTCGGACCGCCATTCCACCGCATCCGGCCGGTGTGGTTCGCCGAGTATACCCAGTTGTCGCGAGCCCACAGCAGCCCGTTGCTTGCGTGCTCGGGATTCGACAACTCTCCGAGGCCCGGGTCGTTCTGGGTCGCATAGTCCGAGGCGATCTCGATCTTCTCATCCGCCCGGCCGTCGCCATTGGTGTCCCGCGCAAACCACAGACGGGGTGGCTCGGCGATCACCGCTCCGTCCCCGGTGAGCAGAATGGCCCGGGGCATCACGAGTCCGTCCAGAAAGACGATCCGATGGTCCATCCGGCCATCGCCATCCGCATCCTCCAGGATCACCACGGAGCCGCTGGGTTCCGTCTCGGTGGATCCCTCGACATCGTTCATATACCCGCTCATCTCCACCACCCAGAGACGGCCCTGAAGGTCAAACGACATCGCGACCGGTGAGTGCACCATCGGCTCCGCGGCCACCAACTCCACGCCAAAACCCGCGGCAGGCCGGAACGTACGCTGCGCCGCCTCCGGATCAAGCACCGGGGCAGGCGGGATGCGGTCCGCCGGGACCATGTCCGGTTGGGCCTCGCCGGGACGGTCCCCATTCTGGCCCAGCGCGGATAAACCCGCCAGCAGCGCGGGAATGAGACGGTGCACCTTCATGAAACCGGATTTCGGGTTTGAATGTTGAGAAGCCTGTCCCCCCGGAGCCAGAGGCTCAATAGGGGAGCGGGGTGATGGAATTCGTGATGGCGCGGACCCGGAGGAAGCGGGGTGCCGGGGCATCGAGGGGCATCAGGTCCAGGACCGTGACCCGCCGCCACCCGTCACCGCCTTCCTCGTGAAGCACGACAACCGGGGCCTCAAACCAGTCTGCAAGGTCGGGAGACGCCTCCACCAGCAGATGAACTCCCGGGACCATCGGGACGGTATGGACATAGGTCAGTGTGCCGTGAGGGCTCCCATCGAGCCACACGACATCGTGCAGGGACGCCGGACGCTCCCGACCGATCGGCAAGGCGGACACCAGATCGGTGCCAATGGCTCCTGGCGTCACCGTCGGGGAATTCATTCCGAATCCCGCGGAAGCCAGCCCTAAACTCGTTCCCGACGATCCGGCCGGGTGCGTCTCCACCCGCAGGTAGTCGTACTGGATCCAGTAGGAGAGGCCGGCACCGGACGGTCCCGTGCGGACAATTTCGATGCTGTTGGCTCCGGGACTGGCCTGAACTGCCGTGGCCAACACGTCCATGACGCGTGTTGCCGGTTCCGACACCCGCCCCGACCACAGCACCGTCCCCACTCCGGCCCGGTTGCGGAACCGCACCACCATGTCG
The nucleotide sequence above comes from Verrucomicrobiia bacterium. Encoded proteins:
- a CDS encoding c-type cytochrome: MKVHRLIPALLAGLSALGQNGDRPGEAQPDMVPADRIPPAPVLDPEAAQRTFRPAAGFGVELVAAEPMVHSPVAMSFDLQGRLWVVEMSGYMNDVEGSTETEPSGSVVILEDADGDGRMDHRIVFLDGLVMPRAILLTGDGAVIAEPPRLWFARDTNGDGRADEKIEIASDYATQNDPGLGELSNPEHASNGLLWARDNWVYSANHTGRMRWNGGPTRWSFGPTQFRGQWGLSQDDRGRLYFNSNSDQLRAELIPDTYLARNGNLQSPFGANVQLSKDQRVWTSRVNPGVNRGYQPGQLTPAGHLATFTGACGPVVYRGDQFGPEYIGDVFLCEPTGNFVRRNRIFNHQGLLTATNAYVQAEFLTSDDERFRPVNLHNGPDGALYILDLHRGLIQHRIYLTSYLRRQLESRDLITPVDHGRIWRVVNTNRPAGRMLSLGTNPATADLVARVAGPNGYWRDAAQQRLVERADPTAAPMLRQLIRTDATSAPGRLAALWTLEGLGMLDLPTIESALGDGDGAVRSAALRLTERLLDGPERDTALKMIFRRAGLVPAGEQLQLMLTLGKAGTPTADAILRALLLNTAPDTLHVYAVLSGVGGRELEFLEALVADPKCSAVQDGHVALLAGLSRCVTVEAKPARIARLLWVIAGSPGGGWQQRSLLDGMVATLPAPPRPGQSSAPVTPVVFESEPPGLARLRAITHPDVVGNVARLEVLLVWPGKPGYVPPVVVPPLSGPALESFERGRELYPFICGACHQPHGRGQEGLAPPLAGSEWTTGSEQRLIRIALHGVRDALTVNGTVWNLAMPGFAGALGDGPIADLLTYIRREWGHEADPVLVETVAAVRQAHSEREDAWTEAELLALP